In Acanthopagrus latus isolate v.2019 chromosome 23, fAcaLat1.1, whole genome shotgun sequence, the genomic window CTACAAAAAGTCTGAAGATGACTTCACACCTAATTTCCTCTATGCAAACCAAAGCTCACTAATAGGTAGGATTTCTAACACCGCCTGACTTATTTTAGTTTCAGATTATTTCTCTGCCagagtgatttatttatattttttaataaagactgACCTTAAGTGGAAATACATAGGAAATAAATAGATCTATTTAATTACAATGACCAGCGTTTGAAGCTCAGATATGTGACAGCACATTCCAAACATCAAAGATGtcaaaggagacctattatgctatgtttttttttcctttccctcagtgttttataaaggttgtcatgcatttaaaagatcttgaaagtttaaaaggtcaaagtctgcaccaacagaagctcctctctccgaCAGAAAGTACTGCTTCTCTGaatgcctcatcagtagtcccgcctttaactttgtgacatcacattgcGTCATTGTGTCCCACAGTTGTGTAATTCATGCCTCATGGCTAGTTTGGCCCCTCAGAAATGATTTAGCAccgctgctctgttgttgttagtggtgctggctcaaacatgtgtgagctgaccaatcagaagagactggGAATTCACAAGGGGGCCTttaagagacaggagctaaaacggAGGGAGAATTACAGCGATGTAACACTGGACAGTgagagctgatgtgttttttgagcactaaagcagtagtaacctaaaataaaacgatgaacctgaaaataagcataataCGTCTCCTTTAGGATTTTAGTTTCACATCACATAAGAGGCATCGACGGACAGTCGACGTGAAGAATTGAGATTTCATGGCATGTGCAGTTGGACTGACTGGAAAAGTTGAGATATAACATAGCGAAAACTGTGCAGTGATTTGAATGTTAATCGTCAATTCTGCCTGTGGATTAAATCTTCCTAATGTTTGACCTTTCTGCATAATTTCCATCTTTAGAAACAGTTAAACGTGGCTGAATGTGTCGATTTGACCGCCTTGTTCTCTTGaccttaaaaacatgaaaagcgTCACATGACGTGCTTATCTACGATGTGTTGCTGTTCTGTCCTCAGTGGAAAATATTGAGCGAAGATGCACCTTTTTGTGGAGACGAGTCTAAAGTAGAAAGAAGAAAACCTCCTTTTGACGCTTTAGGAAAAACCTGCTGCcttacagttttaaatgtttgtaatgcttcctttttttttaacaacaaatgtTTAGGTTAGTAAAGTTTTATTTGAACAAAATGATGAAagtatatttctgtgtttgagtgaaattgtgcaaaaaaaaatgtcggaACTTTTGATCAACCACCTGTGGATTCTTGGAGTTTCTCTGGAAAGGGTTGATGTAAAAGAGAGTGCCTGTACTCCACCCGCCTCTTTGCTGCTTATGAACCTAAAACCTTTCAGCTGCAGCACGACAGGCGGATGTGACGGGTTTTTGTGGGAATACTGTATAACGTACAGCTTCTTTTATGTTAACCCAAGGAAGAAGACTGAAGTCGTCAACAGTCTGAATGGCTTCTAaataattttcttcttttttttaataatcatgtaaaagcaaacaaaatgtgcaatGCAAGAATGCATGTGAGAGTGTGTCATTGAAAGTCTTGACTGAATAACACCCGATTTAAGAAGTTTAAAGAAGATGATGTATGATAAATCTGTTATGAGTGCAATGTGTGAGGAGAAATAAAGAGTGAACTATTTCATACACagttgtatatattttttttccataaaccCAGCACTGATGATGTTTATTTTGGGGGCATGTTTTATCTGAAAGACACAGGAACAATCAGGAATACAGTGGAGATTATAGAGGCTGTTGGGGCCCATCTGACCAGCATTTACCACCATTATGTTATAATCAATGACATCAAGGAAAAACAtaagacatctttttttttatataacatatgacataaaaaacaacaaaaaaaacagcttaaacGTTGACGTCACATTGCAATTGATCACCTCAATACACACAGCAGTGCACAAGATTGTGCCTTTATGGATTTTATACCTTTAAAGGATTTTATAGTGCTTATATGAGTATAAgtgtattttgtatattttttttcatttttcaaatacaaCACTTCTGCATGTTTGATGATGTATGAAAAATTTCAAGAGATCGGTCATCTTTTTCTCTGTAAATGTTGCTGGTTTATCTCGTAATGTTGAgcctctgtgtgtatgtgatgaaataaaattTGTTTCAAGCATTTATTATTGAAGTACATAAAGGTGATGTCCCTCAAACGGATTATTCTGTCTCCTGTACCAAACCACACGTCTGGCTCTTAAAAACCTTGCACTAAATATGACCCTTTACGTTGACCTTATGTAacagaactgttttgtttgttttgactgtatCAGTGTTTAGTCACACGACCTGTGCAGGAGCTCAGACCGCAGAGATGACAGCAGCCAGCACTAGGTGTCAGTAGAGGACAACGACAAAGGATCAAGTCTTCTTTTCAGAATCATGTCAGAGAGTCTCCATCTGGCTCAAATCTCTAAAGGTCTACTCAAACTATCTGGCCAACTTTTTATTGTCTCTCTGACgagtttatgtttttaatgggttCTCATTGGAGGCAAGTGGATGTGCGTATAGCCCTCCTGGGGTCAGGACAGAAATACAGACACGCAATATGAAAAGACAATCTActtaaaatctatatttaaaaatgatcaaacaaGACACACTTGCTGCTGTTTCTATCATTGTAAATGAAATTCAGAGGCAAAATCTTCTATACatgattttatattattatatataatctTATATCTTGTATAACTTATtgcgcacacacaagcacatacacTACTTTGTTATCAGGTCAAATTCACACAACAGGGTTTTCTTTATGTgctgttcaaatgtttaaagTGCTAAACGTTGCCCctaaatcagttttattcaggTGCTTGAAGACCAATGGTCGTCTTTTGGCTTTTTCCAACACACACTAAACTTACCACAAATATTTTGCTCGTCTTTGCAGCGGGTTGATGATTAACACATTAAGTGGTTTCCTgagaatatgaaaaagaaaagagcgaCCGATCATTCAGTGTGGCTCGTGTTTGGCGTACGTGCTTGGAGCTGACAAACCTTGACTGTCAAGAGGAGGAAACGCACTTGCATAAATCACAGAAGgaaagaatgtgaaaaacaatacCTTCCCTATCAGGCTTTAACACAATGCTGGCAGCTCTCACCGTCTGATGCTCCTTACTGTAATGACAGAAATATGGAAACCCATAGAGAATCAGAAACGTTCACAGGTGGAAGTATGATCAAATGGACGACGAGCGATCAATAACAACTTCTGAAcaataatcagaatcagaacagtCTTCTGTCTGCCTCATTTAATTCTACTGCTCTTGATTCTTCtattaaaggtgctatatgtgAGAATTGGCCACTGTCATGAAAATCTTACTCCAAATAAATAGAGGGCAGCGTATAACCACAGGAACCGCTGACTGCTGATCACCgaagctgccgttagctagttagctcagttagcggtgCAGCTAGCGATCCTACTAGCTGGCTTGAGTCTGGAAGGGGGTTATAAaggcagcagctggttggagctggagaaaacaacaaattccaccttctgttcatcatttttgaatgttgtaAACTAAAATTCCGACACATTGCGCGTTTAACTGTTGTTTTAGATTGCATGTAAAGCAACAAGTATTATCAGTCGTAGGCTACACagtgtcttttctctcttgaACGGACATGTTATGATGTGAGCAGGGCTGCAAATAACAtcatcacaactttttttttagaattgaGGTTATAAATGCTCACGTCTTCCTCCTTTACTTACCTCAGCAGGTGAAGAAGTTTCGCGAAGTTGGAACTTGAAATGGTGGAGATCGGCGCCCTCTCCGCGACCTCCATGCGTTTGTTCGCAGTGCAATGCATGATGTTAAATATTGCTTGGTTAGTGACCATCAGTTGTACAGTACTTTTtgcgatgcattgtgggatactttgagtGCACTCTATAGGGTATAATAATTCTCACACAGTCATTACCACAAAATGGCGTAGTCACTATGTAGTGCACTATATAGGGATTAGTGGGTGATTTTGGACACAGCCTGTGGTGTAGCGTGATGTCACcaagtcacggaattaaagaGAAGACTGCTGATGAGGTGTTCAGGAGCAGGTAAGGTTTCAGGACCTTTTACGTGTATGAGAACATAAATCATCGATGGGGGGGGCTAAAAGTCATAATGGGTGTCTTTTAtttacaagaaataaaaatgaaaagagctCATCACACTTTGCCTGGAAGCCCAAAGCGACATCTTCATGTTGCTTCTTTCGGTCAACCAAAATCAGAAGACGCCTCGTTTACTGACAAAGAACTGCAGCAAATCCTGACatcaagaagctggaaccaacaaatgtttgacatctttGGTAGAAAAATGACTtgatggattttaaaaaatggttgcAGATCAATTTACTTTTGAATAATGGATCAATCCTTGCAGCTCTAGATGAATGGGTGGGagcagaaaaagggaaaagaatggaAGCAGGTGAGGGGAcccctgcctgctccacatgATCCTCTCATCTCAACATCAGAAGAATCAGTTTCACCCTGACTGAGGGGGATATTGTACTTCTGAAGAAAAGGTGGGGATACGTGCTGTTTCACCTCACCTAAAATAGAAAACCTGTTTGAGGCGTCGAGAGTTTCGTGAATTAAGCAATGGTCCCAAACATGTCGGGGGCTTTGGGAACAACGGCGGACTTTCCATGACGAggatgttctttttgttttttttcccttcccacTTCCGATGAGTCACGCGGCCACACCTGAAGGAGGAGCGGGTACAAatgcacctgcagcagcatccCTGCTTCACTCCCAGCGCAGggcagagaggctgagaagctcagaacagagcagctgcaaCATCCGACACCGATCCAAGTCTCTGCGGTTCCGACATGGAGGCCCAGCGGTACCCCCTCAGCGTCCGTTTGATCGGAGTGCTGCACAAGGAGAAGAGCAAAGTAAGATGTGGCTCAttataagagagagagaaaaaaaaagtctgctgtgtCTTCAGTGTGGTGGTAACATCTGCATGTTCCTCTCTCCAGATGTACATGACCTCCGTGCTCTGGTCGGACCAGGATGATATTGTGATTTACAGAACTTTCCAGGATTTCAAGAAAATGCACGtaagtattaaaataaataaataaataaaaacgacAGATTTGTACCGCGCATGTGCAGATGGTTTGGAATCGACCTGATCGTCCTGTTGCTTCTTCATTACAGAGACAATTGAAGAAGGCGTTCCCAccagcaaacaaaatgaaaaaatccgACAGAGTCATTCCAAGATTTCGAGGTATATGTGCACGATTTAGTCTTTCCACTGTCCATAATTCTCTCCATTAATGGATTAGTTAGTTGGTTTGTTAAAGGcgcattgtgtagttttggggaaacatttaaatcactttCACTTGGTTTAtatgtgggggaaaaaacagttttctggtgacctcattttcttctctgagaacatcttgtttatgCAGTAATGgataaaatgaatatttctgagtttgtattatgtTGATATTCAAATGTGGATCtgtaaagaaacaagaagatATTTACAattaagaagctggaatgagaacattttgacaTCGTTCTTATAAAGTACTCAACCCCATTAAGTGataatcaaaacatttaatcGGCGATTAATTAAAAAAGTTCAATAGTTCAATAAATCCATCTAtggattaattgttgcagctctgtggtTGTATATCCCTCCATGCTGACGGGATTCTGACCATCTTTTCCTGCTTTTAGACAAGAAGATGAAGCGCAGCGCCCAGAGGAAGGGCCCCAACAAGTCACTGATGCGCCTCAAGTTTTTGCAGAAGTACTGTAATGAGCTCCTGAGCTGCGACCCGCAGGTCTCTCAGTCTGCAGACCTCATCCAGTTTTTCCACCCTAAAGACCAGGACCTGCAGCCGGAGTTCGCCAAGAAGGGGTAGGACAGATATGTTTATGAAATAACGTAGTAGAAACTTTAACCTGATTTTATAAATTCAACTtatctttatattttcagttcagatgtGTAGCCATTGACTGCAATGGGCATTCCAGCAGATTTTTAACCCTCACAAAATCCCTCTCTACTTGAGAAAAGTGCCCTAAAGTGGAAAAATAGAATATTTAATAATGTTAAATGCAAGTAGCAGGAGCCTTTAAAACACAATTGAGTAGACTgcgaaaaaaaagggggaaaaacttAATGGCTTTATGTATGAGTGTATTAACCTCGCTGCTCTCCTGCTCAGCATCATGATCATGCCGTCAGAGGACGAGATAGGGAGCGCTGCAGGACAGGGCGGAGGCAACGTGACCCAGCCGTTTGTCACGGAGACGTACAGAGTCGTGGCCCCCTACGAGACCAGAGACACCAAGAACAAACCTTTCAAAGTGGTGATGGACGATAAAGTGGACGTGCTCATCAAAGACAAAGCAGGTGAGCGAGCGAGCTTCGGCATCAGCTGTCCTGTTAAAAAAATACCTCAAATTAGCTGAGACCCGTTAAATGGGTGGTTGTTGTTTGCTCAGGGTGGTGGCTGGTGGAGAACGACGACAAGCGGATGGCCTGGTTCCCCGCCCCCTACCTGGAGAAGCTGgacgaggatgaggatgacAGTGGAGATGACACAGATGTGACTCCTGACAGAGGTACATGGCGTGGATACAGCTCTTGATCGATCAACATCTCATTCCCTCAATCCAGGTGTTATGACATCATGTGCTGAAAGTCATTCATCTCCCTCTCAGGGATGCTGTACACTGCAGTGAAGAGCTACAAGGCCACCAAAAGTGACGAGATAAGCGTGACCATCGGCGCAGTGGTGGAGCTCCTACAGAAAAGTGAAAACGGCTGGTGGCTCATCAGGTATTTAACGCCCTCCAAATTCAGTTCATGATGAATGTTTCACTACTGTCTGCGTGCCGGCGCCAGCTCAAACTTCTTGAGTCTGCCACTGTGTCTGACACTACGTTCTTGTCCATCTTCAACAGGTACAAAGGTAAAACAGGTTACATCCCCACCATGTACCTGCAGCCTTACAACTACCCTCACATCCGCATGACCACCAGCAGTCTGGATCCTCGCGCCCCCTCCCCGAACCTGGAGCAGCAGTCCCAGCAGTTCAGCCACTCGCACGGCAACATGCTGCAGCTTCCGCCCGCCAGGTCGTCCTCACCCCGCCAGCTGCAACCGGACACCAAGCAGAAATCTCGCTCTCTTAACATCCTGCCCGAACAGGCTCCCGCTCAGCCCGCAGCAAGGACTGTGGCCTACGTTGCCGACGTAACCAACTCGCCCACGTCTCCACAGAGCCTCACTCCGCCCACAATCATGGTGGAGATGGATGGAAACGACGACGAGCGTGGCAGGAACCTGACACAGAGCAGCGAGGGAAGCtttgacagtgacagcagcgaATTCAGCTTCAGTGATgacctcagctcctcctctgcgAGCTCCATCTTAAACCTGAGCGCCAGCGCCACTGAGGAGCCGCTGCGCCTCTGCCGCACGCCCGAGCCCATGTCGAGCAACCGCCTGAGCCCAACAAGCGGTCAAGAGAGGAAAATGATCCCCAGTGTGTCTGATCCCAACCTCTACAAGGGCCCCAGGACCCCTAAAGTGCCACCCAGACCACGCGCCCAGGAGATCCTCACCCGGTGTACCACTATCACCCGCAAGAACGCAGCCAGAGGTTCTCCGTCACCCACACAGAGCGAGATACTGAGTCGATGAGGCTTCTACTGATACCTGCTGAGCCTCGACACTGTGGCCCAAAGATCGAGCTCTGCCAATAAACAACTGGTTGTGaactttaaagggtaactttaCAGGTCCTGGGGAGTACTATGTGAAaacaagttgcattgtgggtaaggtAGGTGCCATGTTTTGAAAAGgttgatttgattatttgttatttgtgtaATGAGTCCgacagtgttataggagtgcagAGAGCATTGGACCGCTTTTCAAGCCCTGTTGCCCACAATGCATCTGAGCCacttagtgacatcactggaggaggTTTGTCAGGatacatgcagctttctctcaGGCCACAAAAGAGTTTGtacaatttttttatttgttaccTAAGTTGTAgtaagacctgtaaacacagtaaaatataaagttgatggagttaccctttaaagatCAACTGAAAACTAGAGAAACTATACTCAGAAATCTAACTGTGTGTAAAGGATAATCAAGAGCTAtttagaggatttttttttccccagaagtGTAACTTGTCAAACAGTCTTATTAGTGGTTTTTGCATTATCTTTGAAAAGATTGCCAGCAAGTACGCAGCAACTGTACAATGTGCAAAAGGCCTCGTTTAGGACGTCAGCAGAaccagtaaacacacatgtaGATGATTAATCAAGAGGGAACCAGGTCCAAACATGCCTGACAAGTTAAAACAACTGGATGCAAAAAAGCCAAAAGACTGGAAGTGGAAGGATGCAGATGAGCTGCGAGAGGTTCGGAGGGAGCTGCATCTCACTTTCTGACTTTCTAACGAGGAACAAAAATTGTGGACGGTCCTGATGGACATAAAATACCTTCTTTTCCCAGAATCTTTTTGCATGGCTCCAGTGGATCGATGGATATCAATACAAAACAATCCCTCTATTCTTTTCATTGACTCATTTTCTGTgcttaattttttttgcatctttgttttcttttttctatgtTTTGGTAAAACTAAGTAAGCTCAAGCAGAGAAAACGCAGATGATTGATCAGGATGCACCCAAACATTCATACCCACctctttctgcctgtttttgaATGATCACTTATTTTCCATACTGGAAACCTCGTGTTGTGCCTTATATGCATTCTGACTGTGCAAACAGATCGAATTCTTCTTGTGACTGCAGCGagagtaaatgtttgtgtgtgcggaCAGATCTGTTTCCTGCTGAAGCGTGTTTGCAGCCGACTCGACTCGAACAAAGGGATGTGTGTGAACGAATGCTGAACGTGCGCCGCAGGACCTGAACATGTAAATTCTGGGTTTGCTCACATGTTACTGAAGACTttagaacaaaataaaagcgtTTTTGGGAAACTTAAAACTTCACgtttgtgtgttgtcttcactgtttcACACATTAATCTTCCTCCTTAAATCAAAAAGACAATTCAACAATTTAATGTCAGTTATTCTAACTCTTATTCCCTGAAGCTTCAGAAACGtggatcctacatttcctaTAAAGCAACCAATGGCATCTTGAAGACATTCCTCTCTGGTGAAAAGCCTGAAGATATGAAGATAGTGACGACTTCATCAGGGTTATCTTCTCAGACTTTACACAGAGCACCCAgagccaaaaacacacactacacaacTGTTAACAGCAGATGACGGCTTAACATGATAAATAAGGACTTTACATTCTTACATCACATACCGATGTAGCCTCCcatacatgcacacaatgaTAGTGATACACTTTATATGCTCCCTTAGCAGCTGCATGTCAGGCAGGATGATTTAGATccttacattttaaattatgatCTTTGAACTCTTATTTGTGcagccattttttaaacaaaatatcGTCTGTTTTGTGAGATTAAGAAAACAAAGCCACAGAACACGATGAACCCGCCTGAGACTTAAGCAAGCTATgctctaaaaaaaacccaaaccccAACACACCCCATAGGGATTTTCACCATGTCTCCGCCGAGTGGTTGAGTTTTGATTCAGTTGTGTTAGCATGAGAATGATTGACCGGTGACAGGCAGAGACTGCTACTAGGGCGATGTattgaaaatgcaaatatgaacacatttgcatgatATAATCGCTTGTAGTCAACCCATGCTTATGTAAGTAACCTCCCCTGCCGCGGTCAGGCCGGTAGATCAGGACCACGCAACACTGCAGAGCGAGACAATGGGTGCTGATTTCTGCAGAGGTGAAAGATAAGACTGTCCCAGCACCCATCTCCAAATCTCCCCCGCCCCATTTTGTCTGAGGAAACCAGGCTGGTTACATTATCCAAATTCAGTTCAACTTTGAATGGAAAGACTGATGCACAACGTCGCACAACAGAAAGTCTTTAAGGCTCATTCCACAACCCCcactccccaagacctgcaatcacacttgaatgtgtaaaacCCCTTCAAGTCACCCGGCCACCGAGGCGCTCTCTGAAAGAGATATGCACAGTGAAAGCCaacattttgcacttttttttttatttatgtttttatgttgcaaGTTGAAATCAGGGGTCGTGCACAGTGTCACGTGGAGCGTAAATTAAGCACGGTCATTTCCTGTAAATCCTGAGGGGAGGATCCTGCAGCGTCTGCCTTTCAGAGCTGAGATAAGATGAGGACAAACTTATCACACTGAGCAATTATAATGACCGCCTGTGAAGTtaattttttcatgtttccttAGCAGAAGATTTCATACCCCAGTTCATGtttccacctttttttaaaaaaggacttGGTCAAGGTTTAAGGTTGTAAATAAAGTGCACACAGCTTTagtttcactttctttcctcAGAGCTGCATGGGGCCAttttgaaggagctgcagcagacacagtCTGAACTCAGCTGCGACATCTGCTCTGTACTCTTGAGCCTAAAGATGGCCGGCAACTCTGGTAAGTCATGATACCGTACCTGTTATAAAGCGGATCCcagctgatttgatttttataCGTCAGATGAATTGACTGCTGTAGCTCCTGCTGTGCTACAAGCTGAATATTTATCAGATGTGAACAATCATCTTACCAACCACATCAGCGTACATTATGTAGATTCTCATTCATTGTCACTCTTTCTTCTACACAGGACAAATCAAGACAAATAATGAGGAACTGAGGATAGTGCTGGTGGGGAAGAGTGGAAGCGCCACAGGAAACACCATTCTGGGACGGAAGTGCTTTGAGTCAAAGGTCAGCGCTGGGTCTAGAACTTTCGAGTGTTTTAAGGAAGGAACTGTGGTGGATGGACAGCAGGTTGCTGTGATTGACACCCCATGCCTGTTTCACTCCTGGGATGATATGAATAAAATAGAAGAAACTGTCGACTAGTGCATGTGTTACATTTCTCCTGGACCCCATGTGTTCCTGGTGGTCATCTGGCTGGGCAGATACTCTGCAGAGGAAAAGCTGACGGTTCAGATAATTAAAGAAAACTTTGGCCAGGCTGCAGACAGATACACAATGGTTCTCTTTACTGGTGGTGACCTTCTGGACAGCAAGCCTATTGAGGACTTCTTGGATGAAAGCCCAGACCTTCAGGCACTTGTGGCCAGTTGTTACGGCCAGTACCACGTCTTCAGTAACAAGTCAAAAGATCCCTCTCAGGTCAGTGAGCTGCTCCACAAGATCAGAAATATAGTCGAGAAGAACGGAGGAAACCACTACACCAATGAGATGTTCCAAGAGGTCGAGAGGAAAATCGAAGAGGAGAAACAACGAATCCTgaaagagagaggtgagaaaatacgaaaagagagagaggaactgCAGAGGAAACTTCAGGAAAAATATGGATAAGAGATGAAGAAAATTAAAGTACTCTGGGCTGAGAGgaaggcgagagagagaggaataaaaCAATTGGGAAGGGCCATGATGAGTTTAAGTGATTAATCACAAATGAAGGCTGTTATCTGTGTGAATGAAGAAGCTAAATGTCTTGGATGAAGTAAAGCTACGTATTGTTGGTTAGCAAGGCTAAGTCAATCATTATATCATCGTCTCTATGTCATGCATTGTTCTTATAACAATAATTTTGTTGACATTTGACAGTACAAAATGTTCCCATATCATTCTCTTACCATTGTCATTTAACCACCACACTTGGTTTTGTGCACACTGATACTTAAACATCCTCTGATGATGTTGCCTTTTGTGTCAACTAATGAGTTTACatatattgctgtttttttttttttaatcaaagtctATTTTCACTTCCTCGCTCTGGTTTTGATCAGTTTTACTTGAATGTATTGTAACTGTTTGGAAATCCTTACATCAGTCGATTGGGTTTTTCTGTTGGTCATAGTCaataaaggaaaagttcacacGAAAACTGAAATTCGGTCAAAGCTTCATAGttcacgaaacatttctggagcttcacagcgctgcagctttctcctaagccaaagtagatggggacttgttttaaaacataaacaaaaaatgttaagaacaataacaacaaaaaaagcatgaGATCTAATATTGATTTGAAGAGTGTCTCTTCATATCCTTGACATGTAACAACTTcagatctcagggcttccagatACTTAGGTTACGCCGGGCCGTATGGAACcattatattttagtttttggttGCTCCATCagtctccatctcctccagtaGTTCAGGTGGATGCTGAAAAGCTCttttgcagtgaagctccagaaatgccTTGTGGCCGACTGTGTTGATTCCTTTCGagaacaaaatgtgttcatgtgcttTGCTGAAGTAGCAATAAAGATGTGATATGAAGACTGAACTTTTGTGATAATGTAAAGGTCACAGGTCGGTGCCATCTGAAAAACTTGCAGACTAACGCTGAACTAGCGGTGGGTAGTTTGAAGCAGTCATGTCAAAGAGCTGCAGATTAGGAAAGATAACCCAAAactatgacatttttaaaaagtgcagtgttttttctcatgtcaACATGTCTTCTGCACGTCCTGTCACAAAAAAGTGAAAGGctgaagttaaaaaagaaaaaaaaacaattgattgTCTTACCGGTATTGTCCACAGGGGCTGCCAGAATcgacacaaaatgaaagttaCTTTTAGTTGCTTGAACTGAGCGATGCATGAAACACAGCCTACAAGGATTTTCACCATGTTTCCACTGAGCAATTAAGCCTCACGACAGTCATGTTGGCATGAGAGTGACTGATGGATTACAATTAATTTCTTGCATatcttattaaaaaaacaactcagtttAAATCACAAAGaacatatgtttattttatagCCACATATAGTcattacataaaaaagaaatccatggT contains:
- the LOC119014076 gene encoding NADPH oxidase organizer 1-like, producing MEAQRYPLSVRLIGVLHKEKSKMYMTSVLWSDQDDIVIYRTFQDFKKMHRQLKKAFPPANKMKKSDRVIPRFRDKKMKRSAQRKGPNKSLMRLKFLQKYCNELLSCDPQVSQSADLIQFFHPKDQDLQPEFAKKGIMIMPSEDEIGSAAGQGGGNVTQPFVTETYRVVAPYETRDTKNKPFKVVMDDKVDVLIKDKAGWWLVENDDKRMAWFPAPYLEKLDEDEDDSGDDTDVTPDRGMLYTAVKSYKATKSDEISVTIGAVVELLQKSENGWWLIRYKGKTGYIPTMYLQPYNYPHIRMTTSSLDPRAPSPNLEQQSQQFSHSHGNMLQLPPARSSSPRQLQPDTKQKSRSLNILPEQAPAQPAARTVAYVADVTNSPTSPQSLTPPTIMVEMDGNDDERGRNLTQSSEGSFDSDSSEFSFSDDLSSSSASSILNLSASATEEPLRLCRTPEPMSSNRLSPTSGQERKMIPSVSDPNLYKGPRTPKVPPRPRAQEILTRCTTITRKNAARGSPSPTQSEILSR